GGCGACGCGGGTGGGGGGAAAGTGCAGACGGAACGCGGGGTTGGAGATGGGAAGAGGAGGTCTACTGGGCATTTCAAGGGTGAAATTTgagagagggaaagaaaatGTATTTGCATCAGCCCATAGTCACAGCACAAAgcacgtaaaaaaaaattaaaataaaaaaataatgtgaggTGTGCTGCGGTTATAGGCTGATGCATAGAAATGCTCTGTGCTTTTTTATACAAAGAGAAATTGGTCATTTTATTAGGGGTGTGATCCGGCTTATATAAAATAGTGGTCTCCAGAATTTTTCATTAAGATgctaaaaattatgaaatttaaaatttgagtttaaaaagaaaactgataaaattggtcttgtatgtaaaattgtaagtatatgtAACACTATTCaagtataaataacatttttattttattatattatcaaaggccaaattttgaaattgagatGTGGATGGGAAGCTTTCACAAATGAACTTTGCCTTTACAATGAGGATGGGTTGTTTCAGCGCTATCATATACTTGATGTTCCATTTACATGAGTTCCACTTACTAGTTCATGCAAACCTGGCTGTTTTATTGTGAATCTGGATTTATATATCTGATTGCCGATTGCTTTTAAGTCTTATGTATCTATCAGCCATTacacttttttttcattttgggggggggggggggggggggtttaggAGAGCAAGCCAGAAGACGGAAGGTAGCAGGGACCAACAGAAGTAAATTGTGGTAAGAAGTATGAAACAGGTGGCaggtgaaaaattaaaaatattaggtATTTGAAAGTTATTTTCTTGGCCCTTTTTATTTGTGGGGAAGATGCTGCTCACGCGTGTGCGATAAACACAAATTTAAAGCTTCTAATATAGAATCACTTTTAATGGTATGTAAAAATAGTGAGatgatctcagatgatctgtgaataataataataaaatattaaataataataaaaaatagataaaataataataataaaataataaatagtaatagagtGATCTTAGATCACTCCACTACCAAATCACATCCTTAAGCACCTATGACTACCTTTATAACCCTACCTATTCCTTAAGTTACACATGTTCGAATTGAGGTGTCCTAAACAAGTGATATCCTCTTAAATTTCCCCCTCAGAACATGAGATGTTCCAATATCATATCCACCTACATCTACACCATAATCATTAAAAGACTCGTCAATTTAAAACTTGCCTTAAAAAAAGCCCAATTTTAACGAGTAGTTTGCCAGTGTAGAACTTAACATCCATGACTACTTTTAGATAGGTTATTCGATTTTCCAATATGGGTCGGGTTACACTAAGGGCttcgtttgaaaaaaaaattcatcccaaaattatcatttcatctACTCCCCAAATATCACTCGAACACAAATACTTTCagactaatcattacaattttactaaactttcaaataaaaaataaatacaattcaaattttcaaatccccaaacaaaaataatattctaacaatattttaactctataatttttttattcaactttttctctcatttctcataaccccataaaacatcaaGTTTTTCTTCTGTTTACTGAATTATGGTCGGCGGTTCTGTTCACGTCGACCAGTTTCTGGTATGAGCCATCATTGACAAGGCAAAACATACACCCAAACCAACTCAGCTTACTTCCGTAATAAAGCTACAAGAGTCTACTACATCCATGGATCATGTTTCAATTGTTTCATACCAGATTTAGGCCAATGCCGATGGAGTATTAAAAAGGAGCGAGCGAAAGCCGTAAACTAGAATCGAGTTATCCTTGAAGATAAGACATATTGGACATGTCACAGACCAACTCCACAATTTTTCCTCGTCTGGTTTTCacaacataaaacaaaacaaagaaagagaagagcTGCTTCAAGGCTTGGAATTATGGGGTAGTCCGTCTTTCCCAGAAATCTCGGCTTTGCATTTGATCAACACTTTAATTAGAGATTACTTAACAATGCAGTTCAGCTATAAAGGCAAAAACATGGAAGTAACCTAAACAAAGATGAGCCAGAGCATACTGTTACAGATGGTACGGCTCCaaagcctcttttttttttttttttcctacttgGACCTATGCTGCCGTAGCTTGCTTGTATAAACAAGTCTGAAGTGTTCTTCTAGTCACTAGCTGGAGGCCCCTGCtcaaagaaaagatcaaatggTCAAACAGAAAAAACTAAATATGATCAGCACAAATTATCAACTAAAATCTCTCAATTCAGAAACAATACATGAGCTTTTGATAAAGTTAAAAGCATAAACTACATTCCTTGTAGCACTCAGGAAAAAGAGGGATCACAAAAAGCAATATTTTTCAATCGCTAACTAATTGAAAGGGCTAGCCATTGCAATTGAAAAGTCAATATTCTTCAGTTGACTAACTATTTATCAGAGGTAATTTATTCAAGCAGAGAAGATATCATGATGTAGGATGGCTGCTCCATTTTATCATTAGCCAACCATGATGAAATTTTTGTACTTCGTGTGCGCATTTTGAGCTCTTTAACGAGCAAGGCACTAAGTTCTCATAAACATCAGGTTTAATATTAACAGATAAAATGCATATCAGtggttacattttttttataggtaaacaagaagttttatttataagaagCGTATCAGTGGTGGCATATTACCAACCAGGCTACCATTTTGCTCAGGTGGTACCTTAGTCTAACAGTAGTGCACCTTGAATGTGTGCTGACTGAATAATCATAAGTTGCAAACAGAAAAGCAAAACCTCCTCTCAAAGTGAAAAATGTACACAAAAGTTGAATCACTTTTTTCTTAGCCGATGAACACACAAAAAATGAAGCATATTCAGCAGAGGACAAAACGATTCCATACCTGATGTCGATGCAGCTACATTATCTCTTGCTCTTCCAGAATCTCTTGTCCTTGTCCGGCCTTTGTTTTCCTCTTTTGAAAGTCTCAATGCTCTCAACTTGGATGATGGCCTAACTGAACGTATCAAAGGagcatcttcctcttcctcttcatcttgAGCATCTTCTCGGTCGGATGCACTAATTGAATCCTCTTCACTTGAACTGTGCTCATCAAAAAGTCTCTTTCCCTCTATATTACGCCGCTTAGGGGGACGACCCCTGCGCCTTACGGTGGCCCCTTCTTTCTCCTCTGCAAATCAATATATTAGTCTCACCCTCATAACTCTCATAGGCAAAAGATATATACACAAcgatcaataattttaaatgattacataataacttaaaaataaacaagtgtTTGCATGtgattgtgagagagagggggggggggaagaagaacgaagaataatgataaataaGAAAACAGCTTAATGAGATGCTTATTTTTTACCACTACAAAAAAGAATTGCTTATTGTTTAGCAAAAGGAAAGTTTTTTAAAGTAACAGTTATTGAGCAAAAAATGCTCAATAACGAGAAGTTACACACTTTAGATCTAGAGGGAAGCATTGAAAGTATATTACAGTGGTACCTTGAAAACCTTCATTCTTTGCATACTTCTCTCGTAAACTGTCAACAAATGTGTGGTAGGGGCGCCAGCCACTGGGATCTTCATCTGTATTTACATTCTCTGTACGTTTTTGGACATCCTTGATACTGTTTGCAAAGCAATTAGTGTCAAAGTGTGTCATATTGGAACTTTAATCTGAAATTATATTAGATTCctacattaaaagaaaaaaaaaaagagagagaagaagagaaaactgTTATTCGTCACCCTTTTAACCATCATCCTCTCAACATCCCTTAATGTAACATCAAATGATTGGTAGACGAgtgaaatataacaaataatttttcaatcatttagtgccacatcataagatgataagAACGATGAATaaaaggatgatgagtagcattactcagaAACAAATAACTCTTACATGTCGAGCACATCAGGTGTAGGAAGTTTGGATACGAAATGGAGGACGGCGCCTTCCAAAAATGACAACTGCTTCGGAGCATCTACAAAAGCATATTCAATACCGTCCTTGACAATTTTTAGGATGTCTGATCTATGCTTATTCCGAGCAGTGCCCATGAATGTTCCAGACAGCCGAGTAGCCAGCTCTTTACACTCGAGAAAAGACTTGCTAGTCAAGGGTTCGTCCTCACTTAAGGAAAGTTCCGCCATATACCGATGGAAGGCCTGTTTGAATCCAGAATAGGATGCTTTTAATAGTACTTAAAATAGCAGATCCATAATAGGATGCTTTCAATATTATCTAAATAACTAAAAACACGTAGACTACATAAATTAGAGGAAGGGACACTACCTTTCCCCTAACCTAACTAAATCCCAAAAAAGTTATCTGTACATCATCTCAAAGCAAGAAGTCCAGAGGGACTTGTGGCACCATTTTAACTTTGCTCATAACTTAcctaacaataaaaaatggataaaaattgaagctgaaaataaaaaatactgaaGCTAACGATTCAGAGGAGAGCTGAGATGAAAggcaaaattagaaaaatcatatcacaaactAAATCTCCTTTAGTATTTTCTCCATGAATCTCATTTTTATGGATCAACACGCtaagaaaatgcaagaaagtCCCATTTTCATTCACCAAGTAAATTAAGACCATCTGTACATTAGAACATATTAGTCAGCATcttagattagatgaaattcCTCGACCCAAAGTCATTATTCTCACCCTTTTCAGTGCTTCAAGAAAGATATTGGAAAGGTCATgatcttttttctttagaaCAGTGATCAGATGCTTAACAATTTCTGCCACACCCGTTCCATGCATAACGAAATGAGATATAATCTCAGGACCGAGATATTCCTGCATTAATAATTGACAGCTCAGGATCACACAGATATCATACATGCAGAAAAAAATTGTCAACAGGTTTATCCCAAGTGCGACAAATAATCATACTCAAAAGACAAAACAGAGGACAAAACAGAACCATGTTCACCTTAGGAACTGCATCCCCAGCAACCAACTTTGCAGCAGCAATCATGACTGCATCTCTATTTGTCTCCTCAACATACTCTTTGTTCACCTCTTCATCTTCTGTCTCGTCTGTAAGAAATGTGCAGGAATAAGAATCTAGATTTCTAAACATGGAAATCCAAATAAGTACAGCAGGGAACAAAGCTGGTAATCGTATCTTCTAAGTATCAACCTTGATCAAATTATTAAGTCCATAACTGTTGTTGAGTCTAGAACCCAAACACAAACAAGAAGCAGTACACTAGAAGTATCAAAATTCCTGATGATACCAGTTTTTTAACAAAATGTTCAATTCAATTTTACAAACCAGCAAATGAGCATTTAATTAGGATGAGATAAACTATGATAAGGCACCACTTGATCGAGATTGATAGGACATCACTCATTTTCTCATGTATcaatagttttataaaaatttaaactattcaataaattaagataaaattaagaCAGTCCTACTtgacaaataaaaatttcaaaaagatgAAATTCAGTGTTTCCATAAAATTAACAATGTACTTTTGACCCATACATGTAATGCCATTGATTGTTCAAATCTCAGGAAAAATGCAAAAGACTCTCACCTACATTGTTTTTAGATCTATTCCTTatcgaaaaagaaaatgaaacccaTCCAAAAAGATCTATTTGAATGTATTGTATCAATAAACAATCccacaaaaatatgtaaaaacgAGTGACAGCATAGCCTTTCAATCTTGATGTGATCTATCATAGTTATTCCAATCATAGCACCATACTACTAGCCAAAAGAGGAAGCAAAAATGTTGAGTCACCTGAAATGTTGAGCTGCTGTTCACAAAGTTTCCAGAACTTTTGAAGAGTAGAAGCCTCAGGACAATATCCTAGTCTTTCCAGCTTCGTAGAAGAATAATTTGTCTTTCTAAACAAAAACCATGCTTCGGCAAGTATAGTACAAACCTTGGGCACAGCATACAtttaattagaccaaaattgGGGCTTGCCAAAAAATcccttataaattttttttttataggtaaaagtaaattttattgaaataaggataaatattttaactgagctgtggtttgacattgataaaatcaaagcaataaaaTGCTCACCCTGCAACCTAGCTGATTTCCATTTTTACCCACGTTCTCCCCTTCAGCGAAGGTGTTGAGAAAGTACTGAAGTTGCTCAAAAAAGGTTGTGCGTTTAGATAGTAGAGAAGATAAAGATGCTTCAGAGACAGTTTCGCTATTTACAATGGAGTGCAGACACCACGCCAAATGCAAATACATGTTCAGAAGAAGAAAACTGACAACCTGAGCCAGCATGAGCAgcaaatgattatttataaatgtaataaagTGAGTAAGAGAAACAAATGTCTGATTCTTCCGCAAGCTAAGACTTGACACACCTCATCTTCCATATTTCTAAACCTAGTGAGAACCATGACAATATCATCATATAAGCTCTCAATAGGCACGGCCCTTGACAATTGAAGCTCATACAACCTTTTCGAATTTACAAGAAGTGAATATTCATCGTCACCATCCTGCAGGGCTGAAACATATCACATTTTACCCACCACAAATCAAGGAAAAAAGAATGATTATTGCTGAAGCATACCGCTACTTCTTTGATTGCAGCTTTAAGTTTAGCAATAAGTTCATCCTCCAGTTCCTTTAATTTATTACGAGCAAAATCCTGCAGCTCCCCTTGACTCTCGGTGGAGCAAAAGCTAATAGCCCTCACACAAGATCTCAGTGCCTCCTTCTCACCATGCTTAAAAAATGCCTCTTTCATAAGCTGAAGgacatttttaaaattctgaAAGGTAAAGCCCGTAAGCTTTTGCTTTGAATTTTAAGTTGTACAAATATCAAACAAACCGATAGGCACAAGAAATTCTGTGGCCCACCTGCTCCTGTCTCTTTAAGGAATAAAGCTCAAGATTCATTTGTAAAATAATCTCAACTAGTGATGGCATTTTTGCTTTGTCTGCCACGAATTTGCGTAAGAGCAAAGGATAGTACTTCATCATGGCAACAGTAATATCCCGTCTgttgttttcaaatatttcctgACAATTGGAACAGAAGTAATTCAGAACGGTGTCCTAATATAAGGTGTCCATGATAAACTGCATAAACTGAATTTCCAAAAGAAAACCAgtttatttaattcaatttttactgACGTGGAACTTCACCCAGGAAGACCCACCTCTAGAAAGTAAGCCCAAAAACACAAATCCGCTTGCATAATCATGTATCAAAACCAATTTACTTTCTTAATAACACctgattatacaaaaaaatggatattttgatACAAAACATGCTGTATTCTACTATAGCgcataaaacatatttagagCTGGCAATATGAAAAAGGTATATAAAGGTATTTGAGCAAAACAGGAACAAAATGCATAAGGAATTACACACTTTTTGAGCTTTAGGGTAATATTGCTTCCGATTATCAGTAGCAGGGACAATCCTCTCTCCAACAGCCTTTTTGACAGATGCACAAAGAAGCCGAACCAAGTTTGTTGCATCCTCATCAGTAAGCTCAATCAACGGATTCTCATCCAAGAGAATGGAGATAATACACTTCCAATCCTGCAAGTGAAAAATCAACTACTATTACAAAGTGACccaaaaaaatcaagagaaagtTAATACTATTAGAACATTTCATTATAAAtctaatctaatttattatatactGCACCACAACAGTATCTTCTCTAAGTTCCACTCCAGAAATTTATTGAATAGAAATGCCAACATAGAAAGTAACGCGCAGCTTAAAGGTGACCCAACCCCAACTGTCACTAGTTTAACACGCTGACCAAAACCATAACCCTCTGAGAATAAAAGTTGACCAACCCATGTGGCTTTGCATCCCAGTTGGACAAGTTGGTTCAGCTATAACTTCCAGCAGATCCTACATAGATTGTGATCCCTAATGCTTCAAATATAATGTACAAATTAAATTCGAAATTACTCAACCAGGTATACATGAAAAACCAATATAaagttgtttggaaaaaaatataaagttacaGCATAAAagagaattttgtttttgaaaaaacacCAAAGCAGAAGAAAATCTAAATGAAATCCATTAGAGCTACTTCAAATTTGGGACATAAAACTGCATTAATTCAA
This genomic interval from Juglans microcarpa x Juglans regia isolate MS1-56 chromosome 4D, Jm3101_v1.0, whole genome shotgun sequence contains the following:
- the LOC121259253 gene encoding sister-chromatid cohesion protein 3 isoform X2, whose product is MEEDPAPPSETSTRRSKRTRAQAQTTENRPSKANGTGAENRDRASEASDQVDRESSPEDDFEDAAPKTKRNRASDGTSALAFKATDQSLIEVIKGNGKLIPQVVKLWVEQYEKDPKPAMVELLMMLFEACGAKYYIKGEYLDETDVDDVVVALVNLARRGEVEDYQNSKRKEYKNFKDNLELFWDNLIRESQHGPLFDQVLFDKCMDYIIALSCTPPRVYRQVASLMGLQLVTSFITVAKMLGSQRETTRRQLDAEKKKRTEGPRVESLNKRFSMTHENITVLEEMMRKIFTGLFVHRYRDIDPNIRTSCIQSLGAWILSFPSLFLQDLYLKYLGWTLNDKNAGVRKASVLALQNLYEADDNVPTLSLFTERFSNRMIELADDIDVSVAVCAIGLVKQLLRHQLIPDDDLGPLYDLLIDDPPEIRHAIGALVYDHLIAQKFSTSQSDLKGDDSSSSEVHLGRMLQILREFSTDPILSIYVIDDVWEYMKAMKDWKCIISILLDENPLIELTDEDATNLVRLLCASVKKAVGERIVPATDNRKQYYPKAQKEIFENNRRDITVAMMKYYPLLLRKFVADKAKMPSLVEIILQMNLELYSLKRQEQNFKNVLQLMKEAFFKHGEKEALRSCVRAISFCSTESQGELQDFARNKLKELEDELIAKLKAAIKEVADGDDEYSLLVNSKRLYELQLSRAVPIESLYDDIVMVLTRFRNMEDEVVSFLLLNMYLHLAWCLHSIVNSETVSEASLSSLLSKRTTFFEQLQYFLNTFAEGENVGKNGNQLGCRVCTILAEAWFLFRKTNYSSTKLERLGYCPEASTLQKFWKLCEQQLNISDETEDEEVNKEYVEETNRDAVMIAAAKLVAGDAVPKEYLGPEIISHFVMHGTGVAEIVKHLITVLKKKDHDLSNIFLEALKRAFHRYMAELSLSEDEPLTSKSFLECKELATRLSGTFMGTARNKHRSDILKIVKDGIEYAFVDAPKQLSFLEGAVLHFVSKLPTPDVLDIIKDVQKRTENVNTDEDPSGWRPYHTFVDSLREKYAKNEGFQEEKEGATVRRRGRPPKRRNIEGKRLFDEHSSSEEDSISASDREDAQDEEEEEDAPLIRSVRPSSKLRALRLSKEENKGRTRTRDSGRARDNVAASTSGASS
- the LOC121259253 gene encoding sister-chromatid cohesion protein 3 isoform X1 — protein: MEEDPAPPSETSTRRSKRTRAQAQTTENRPSKANGTGAENRDRASEASDQVDRESSPEDDFEDAAPKTKRNRASDGTSALAFKATDQSLIEVIKGNGKLIPQVVKLWVEQYEKDPKPAMVELLMMLFEACGAKYYIKGEYLDETDVDDVVVALVNLARRGEVEDYQNSKRKEYKNFKDNLELFWDNLIRESQHGPLFDQVLFDKCMDYIIALSCTPPRVYRQVASLMGLQLVTSFITVAKMLGSQRETTRRQLDAEKKKRTEGPRVESLNKRFSMTHENITVLEEMMRKIFTGLFVHRYRDIDPNIRTSCIQSLGAWILSFPSLFLQDLYLKYLGWTLNDKNAGVRKASVLALQNLYEADDNVPTLSLFTERFSNRMIELADDIDVSVAVCAIGLVKQLLRHQLIPDDDLGPLYDLLIDDPPEIRHAIGALVYDHLIAQKFSTSQSDLKGDDSSSSEVHLGRMLQILREFSTDPILSIYVIDDVWEYMKAMKDWKCIISILLDENPLIELTDEDATNLVRLLCASVKKAVGERIVPATDNRKQYYPKAQKEIFENNRRDITVAMMKYYPLLLRKFVADKAKMPSLVEIILQMNLELYSLKRQEQNFKNVLQLMKEAFFKHGEKEALRSCVRAISFCSTESQGELQDFARNKLKELEDELIAKLKAAIKEVADGDDEYSLLVNSKRLYELQLSRAVPIESLYDDIVMVLTRFRNMEDEVVSFLLLNMYLHLAWCLHSIVNSETVSEASLSSLLSKRTTFFEQLQYFLNTFAEGENVGKNGNQLGCRVCTILAEAWFLFRKTNYSSTKLERLGYCPEASTLQKFWKLCEQQLNISDSYSCTFLTDETEDEEVNKEYVEETNRDAVMIAAAKLVAGDAVPKEYLGPEIISHFVMHGTGVAEIVKHLITVLKKKDHDLSNIFLEALKRAFHRYMAELSLSEDEPLTSKSFLECKELATRLSGTFMGTARNKHRSDILKIVKDGIEYAFVDAPKQLSFLEGAVLHFVSKLPTPDVLDIIKDVQKRTENVNTDEDPSGWRPYHTFVDSLREKYAKNEGFQEEKEGATVRRRGRPPKRRNIEGKRLFDEHSSSEEDSISASDREDAQDEEEEEDAPLIRSVRPSSKLRALRLSKEENKGRTRTRDSGRARDNVAASTSGASS